TTTGACAATCATCTGAATTATGAATGCCTAATTGTATTATTTAAATTTAATTAGCCATTTTGCTTGGTAATATTTGTAATATATATAGATTATTTGTCTGATTATTTTTTAAAAACATAATGGTTTTCAAAATAAGACATTCACAACCTGTCCTGATTTTGGAAGGCATCAGGGAGCATTTCGGTTGTCTGTTTCCCACAGTCCCACCATTTTGTCGAGGTTCAGGCTGCGGGCCGATGCATTGAAGATCTCACGGTAAACTCCATCCTGCTGATATAATTCGTTATGCGTTCCATGCTCGGCCATCCGACCTTTTTTTAACACGTAAATGTGGTCCGAATCCAGAATCTGAGACAAACTATGCGATATGATTACGACGGTTCTGCCTTTCTTGATGGCGTCCAGGCTGTTCTTTATCTGTTCGGTAGCGATCGCGTCCAGGCTTGCAGTGGGCTCATCCAGAAAAATAACAGGTGGGTTTTTGAGGAACAGCCTCGCAATAGCAATGCGTTGCTGCTGCCCGCCAGAAAGCAGTTGTGCGTCCGATGCGTACTGATGCGGTAATTCCAGTATCTGGTCGTGCAGATATGCTTTTTTAGCAGCTTCTTTAATTTCTTCTTCGGTAGCATCCATTTTTCCGTAACGGATGTTTTCTGTAACAGAGCCTTTGAAAATGTGGTTCTTCTGTAATACCATGCCGATCTGGCTCCGTAAAACAGCCAAATCATACCGGTTCAGGGGTACGCCGTCCAGCAGAATATCTCCGGAATCAGGACGGTAAAATCCGACCAGGATGTTAATCAGCGTACTTTTCCCAGCACCTGACAGCCCGACCAGCGCGGTTGTTTTTCCGGGCTCAATATGCATATCAACATTGAAAAGTGCTTTGGTGCCGTTGGGATATGTGAAAGAGATGTTCTTTAAAAGGTAATTTCCTTGGATGACTCCGGGTGCAAATTTGCCGCTTTGCTCAGTGGATGCTGCATCCAGAATATCAAAAAAACCTTCGGAGTAGGTGAGTGCATCGTTCATCTCGTCATATATCCTGTGTAACTGGCGTATGGGCGCGGACACGTTGTTGAACAGAAGGATATGGAACATAATGGCCCCGATGGACATCTGCTGATCCAGCACCAGATAGGCTGTCAGAATAATGATAAGTACCACCCCTATCTGCTCAATGAAACTTTTGATACCGTCGTAGAGGAAGTTGGTTTTGCGGGTTTTGAGCTGTGAGTCTGTCAGCTCCATCTGTGTTTGGTACTGTTTTTTCGCTTCGAAATTTTCCTGTACAAAAGACTTGATCACAATAATGGATTCGATCAGGTTGATCAGCCCGCTGCTTTTATTCTCCCGTTGCTTTTTCAACTTACGCCTGACTCCCTGTAACTCTCCTGCCTGCCTGTAACTTACCCAGAAATAAACCGGCAAAATGGCCAGTGCTATGGCTCCTACGTATACATTGGCCGAAAACATGATTCCAAGTGCTACTGCGGAATTTGCAAAAAGCGGCAGAATATCTATGAAAAAATTCTGGATGAGCTTGGTGAGGCTTTCCACACCGCGGTCAATGCGGGTCTGAAGTTTGCCTTTTTGATTGTCGTTGTCGTTAAAAAATGAAAGATCGTAGGTCAG
This portion of the Dyadobacter sp. CECT 9275 genome encodes:
- a CDS encoding ABC transporter ATP-binding protein encodes the protein MSIWEIFQRLQPYVKPYYRQIIFALFLTLLGAITAQVNPWVLRHTVDSVQAMLDQKWGISQGKELLIQISLILFVKEIVNSLIVFGQRYFGEKIRIRVSSDLAQEAVGSILTYDLSFFNDNDNQKGKLQTRIDRGVESLTKLIQNFFIDILPLFANSAVALGIMFSANVYVGAIALAILPVYFWVSYRQAGELQGVRRKLKKQRENKSSGLINLIESIIVIKSFVQENFEAKKQYQTQMELTDSQLKTRKTNFLYDGIKSFIEQIGVVLIIILTAYLVLDQQMSIGAIMFHILLFNNVSAPIRQLHRIYDEMNDALTYSEGFFDILDAASTEQSGKFAPGVIQGNYLLKNISFTYPNGTKALFNVDMHIEPGKTTALVGLSGAGKSTLINILVGFYRPDSGDILLDGVPLNRYDLAVLRSQIGMVLQKNHIFKGSVTENIRYGKMDATEEEIKEAAKKAYLHDQILELPHQYASDAQLLSGGQQQRIAIARLFLKNPPVIFLDEPTASLDAIATEQIKNSLDAIKKGRTVVIISHSLSQILDSDHIYVLKKGRMAEHGTHNELYQQDGVYREIFNASARSLNLDKMVGLWETDNRNAP